The sequence ATAATTCGTCCCCGGGCCTGTTCTTACGTTGACATTCGTCCCATTCACAATGCCGACAGCACTTTTGACCGTTTCTGTTTCGCCCGTAGAAGGCACGAGCGGTGCAACTTCGGTGACATTGTCCTCGGACGGCGCGTATGTCTGGTATGGCGGATATGATTGGTACTGCCCTGCTTCATACGAAGGCGTACTCGTATACTGCTCATCGAATCCGCTCGCACTTGCGAACGAATCAGACGACATACTTGCCGCAGGCGCGCTGACGACACCCATCGTATCGACAGGCGTCATCGCCATGACGTCCATCTCGCCTGTTGTCGTCACGCGCACCCAGAATTTTAAGACGATCGTCACGTGTACTTTGCGCGGATCGCAACAGTCAAAATCATAGTCTACATACTCGACCGTCACGTCGGAACACGCCTCCATGCCGGGATGTGCGCCCGCGACGTCGATATCGCGCGTGAATCGTACACCACTGCGCTCGAACGCATGTACGGGCTGTTTCGGCAAGTCGGCGACGTACATCACCTTGACATCAAGACAACCGCGCAGGATCACTCTGCCGTAGATGACGTCGATCGTATCGACCGACACATTCTTGACATACACATCGACGACCTGCTCGATATTCGGCTTACGCGAGGGCACGCACATATCGAACTCCACGACCTTCTGACGCATCTCGGCACCAAGTACCTGCTGTACCTCGATCGTTTCCACTTGCGGCACGTAGCACACGCACGGATCGCCAATACTGCCCTGCGCTGTCTGCACCCCACCGACTGTACTCTCATTCGTACAGACCGCCTTCCTCGTCTTTTCCTCCATCACGACCCCCTCCTTTCCCCTTGTTTTGTCAGCCTTTCGGATTCTCGGGCATCGGTGCGGGCGGAACCGTACCGTTTTGCTGCGGTACAGCACTTTGCGTCATCGGAGGCTGCATCTGCTGATTCGGCATCGGAAGGCTCATCTGCACCTCACGGTCGGCAAGCACCTTCGCCGTGATGCGAAGAACGATAGACACATCGAACTCTCTCAAGCACTCCGTCGTACAATCGCACGACGTACAGCTGCAGCTCGTCGGGCTGTCATAGCAGTAATGCGGTTTGTGATGATGATGCGGCGGTCTGGGCGGTTTACACGGTTTAGGTGGTTTCGGCGGTTTGCATGGATGCGGCTTGCCGTAATGCGGATCGCTACAAGACGGCGAAGTACTACAGTACGGCAGATTGTCACAATGATGCGAGTGGCACGGCGTATCATACGTATACGATGTATCAGAGGTATACGGCGGACACGGAGGTTTCGGCGGCGGACACGGTTTTGGCGGTTTCGGACACGGAGCGATCGGCGGCATCGGCATCAGCCCGCAACCATATTCGTCCGACGTACACGAAGTGTCCCCAAAGAGGTCGCTGTCCGTACTGCACGAATCGACCTTGTGCTTCTTCCCTTTGCCGTACTTATGCTTATACGCGCGCGAACATTCATCTACATCATAATCGACGAACTCAACGATAACGCCTGCATCGGCATCCATACCGCGGCGCGCACCGGGGATGTCGATATCCTGCGTCCACTTATAATGCTTCATCTCGATCGCATGCACCGGCTGATCGGGAAGGCACGCAACATAGATCGTCTTTACCTCCAGCTCCCCACGCACAATGACGCGGTCGGTGATAACATCAACACAGCTGACCTCGACATCCTTGACGAACACATCAACGATCTGCTCGACAGCAGGCTTATTATGCGGTACACAAATATGAAGATCGAGAACCTTCTGCTTCTCGCGCTCTCCAATAACCTGACGCACGATCATCGACTGCGGGCCCGTCTGCATCGGCAAACAAGGATCGTAATAATACTTCGCACGCTTCGGCACATCTCCCACGAAAGACCCCTCCTTTTCACTATTCTGTTCATATATATGCCCACGTGAAATCTTATGTGCCAAAAGAAAAAGTCACTACCGTCAAGATAGTGACCTCATCACAGAGATCCTCCTCACCAAAAAGAAAAGCCGCCGCCCGTCATGGCA comes from Selenomonadales bacterium and encodes:
- a CDS encoding SH3 domain-containing protein, which translates into the protein MEEKTRKAVCTNESTVGGVQTAQGSIGDPCVCYVPQVETIEVQQVLGAEMRQKVVEFDMCVPSRKPNIEQVVDVYVKNVSVDTIDVIYGRVILRGCLDVKVMYVADLPKQPVHAFERSGVRFTRDIDVAGAHPGMEACSDVTVEYVDYDFDCCDPRKVHVTIVLKFWVRVTTTGEMDVMAMTPVDTMGVVSAPAASMSSDSFASASGFDEQYTSTPSYEAGQYQSYPPYQTYAPSEDNVTEVAPLVPSTGETETVKSAVGIVNGTNVNVRTGPGTNYPSVTKLDKGTEVTLKDQAFGWYKVILPDGTTTGWIAGWLVDGNLRRAR